A stretch of DNA from Candidatus Eisenbacteria bacterium:
GTCGGCACCGAGGCGCATGAGCTCGGCCACCTCGCGGACGAGGCGCGTGCGCGCGATCACGTACGCGCCCGGATTGGAGCGGCGCGCCTGCATCACGGTGAACCGCGTGGCCGTGGGATCGGAGATCGCGGCGACGACGATCGCGGCGCGATGAACCCCGGCGTTGCGGAGAGACTCGAGCTTCGACGCGTCGCCGAACTCGATGCGCTCCCCGTCGCTCCGGGCGCGACGGACGATCGTGGGGTCGACCTCGAGCGCCACGTACGGAATCCCAAGCTCGCGCAGCACGCGCGCGACGTTCCGGCCGTTCAGCCCGTATCCCGCGATCACGACGTGGCCGGAGAGCCCGTCCTCCCCCGGCTTTACGACAGGAACGGCTCCCGAGACGTGTCCCCCGAGCTCGGTGTCGCGGGCCGGGAGCGCCGGTCTCGCGGCCGCACGCGATCCCGCCCATTCGGCGAGATGGATCAGGAACGGCGTCAGCATGAGCGTGACCACGGCGACGGCGAGGAAGATCTGCGCCGCGGTCGCGGAGAGGAGCCCCTGAGCCACTCCCACCGACGCGAGGACGAAGGAGAACTCCCCCACCTGCGCGAGCGAGAGGCCCACCACCACCGCGATCCTCGCGGGATAGCCCATGAGCCGGACCGCTCCGGCGGCGACGGCGGCCTTGATCAGGATCACGGCCACGAGGATCGCCGTCGTCGCGGGCAGGTTGCGGAGGATCATGTCGGGGACGAGCAGCATCCCGATCGAGATGAAGAAGACGCTGCTGAAGAGGTCCCGGAACGGGAGCACTTCGGCGACGATCTGGTGGCTGTACTCGGACTCGCTGACGAGGAGCCCGGCCAGGAAGGCTCCGAGCGCCGGCGAAAGGCCGAGCGATTGCGTCACGAGCGCGGCGCCGAGACAGATCGCCACGGCCATCATCGCGTAGAGCTCGCGCACGCCGCTCCGGACGACGGCTCCCACCACCCGCGGCATGAGGAACCGGGCCGCGAGCCAGACCGCGAGCGCGGCGGCGGTGCCGATCAGGAGCCTCGGTCCGAACGAGAGGGTTCCCGTTCCGGCAAGCGAGGGGACGAGGAGGAGCATCGGCACCATCGCGAAGTCCTGGAAGAGGAGGATTCCCAGGACGAGCCGGCCCTGGGGCGCGTGGTGCTCGCCCCGCTCCACGAAGATGCGGAGCACCATGGCGGTCGAGGAAAGCGCGAGGAGCATACCGACGAACACGGCGGTGCCGAGGCGCGCGCCGGACGAGAGCGAGAGCGCGAGCGCCGCGCCCACCGCGATCGTGCCGAGTACCTGAGTCGATCCTCCCACGAAGAACGCGCGCCCGATCTCGCGCAGGCGCGCCGTCGAGAACTCGAGCCCGATCATGAAGAGGAGGATCGCGACGCCGACCTCGGCCATGACCTGCACGTGGTGGGGGTCGCCGATGAGCCCGAGTCCGCCAGGACCGATGAGGATCCCGGTGAGCATGAATCCGACCGCGGCGGGAATGCGGAGGCGGCGGCTCGGCAGGAGGACGAACAGCGCCGCCGTCAGCGTGACGACGAGGTCCTGGAGGAACGAGGCTTCTTCCATGGCTCAGCGCCTCGCCTGCGGAGGCCCGCCGGACGATCGATCGGGTCCGTGAGCGCCGTGATCGGTCACCGCGCGGATGGTTTCCGCGAATCGGTCGATCTCGGCGGGCGTGTTGTAGTGGCAGAGACTCACGCGGCAGACACCGGTCATGGGGTCGATGCCCACGGCTTCGATCAGGCGCGGCGCGTACATGTGTCCGTCGCGGGCGTGGATTCCTTCCGCGGCGAGCCGCTCCACGATCGCGGCCGGGGTGAGGCCGTCGATCCGGAAGGAGAAGGTCGGGATGCGCTTCGAGGCGCGTTCCGGATCGCTCTCGCCCAGGATCCGGAGCTCCGGGATCTCGCGGAGCGTGCGGAGCATGGTCCGCGCGAGATCGCTCTCGTACTCCCGGATCAGGCTCATCGCCCGCACCAGTGCTGGCCTTCGATCCAACGAGCGAGTGAACGAAAGGTCAGATTCACTTGCCCCGCGGCGAGTGGACGCTGGGTCCAACTCGTTCGCTCCGGAGGCGGACGTGCCGAGCGAGGAAAGATATCGCATGGCCCCCGCCATGCCCGCGATGCCCTCGTAGACCTGCGTGCCGCCCTCGAAGGCGTAGGGGGCCCCGCCCTGGATGAAGAACTCCCGTGCCGGCGTGAGCGCGCGCAGGGCTTCGCGCCGGCCCCAGAGAAAGCCCACGTGGGGCCCGAAGATCTTGTAGCCGGAGAACGCGAGGAAATCGGCCCCCAGCACCCGAACATCGATCGGGCCGTGGGGCGCGAAGTGGACCGCGTCCACGAACGTCCACGCCCCCGCCTCGCGCGCGAGCCGGGCGGCCGCGGCGACGTCCACGATGCCGCCGGTCGCGTTGGACGCGAGCGGCATCGCGACCAGCCGCACGGGACCGCCGGCCGATCCCAGGAGGACGCGAAGATCGTCCATCTCGAGCGTCGCCCCGGGTCCGCGTACCTTCCAGACCAGGGGCGTGACGCCGCTCGACTCGAGCCGGAGCCACGGCCCCACGTTCGCCTCGTGGTCGAGATCGGTGACCACGATCCGGTCTCCGGTCCGAAGCGCGGGTCTCAGCGACTCCGCGACCATGCGGATCAACGACGTGGAGTTGAGTCCGAAGACGACCTCGTCGGCGAACGGGGCGTTCAGAAATGCCGCGAGGATCTCTCGCGCGCCCTCGATCGCGGCGTCCACCTCGCGCGATCGCGGATACCGTCCTCCGCGCTGCACGTTCCGCGCGACGAGATGATCGCGCATCGCGTCCACCACCTCGTCCGGCACCTGCGCGCCGGCGGCGTTGTCGAAGAAGATCTCGCGATCCCCCGCCGCGCGGAGCGCGGGGAACCGCGCGCGCACTCCCTCAAGCACCGACGAGAACGTCGTCGCCATCGATCCGGACCTCGTACGTCCTCACGCCCACGACCTCCGTGTCGGGCGCCTTCCCCGTCTTCACGCTGAATTTCCAACCGTGCCACGGACAGCGCACGATGTCGCCCTGCAGCAGCCCCTCTCCCAGGTCTCCGCCCATGTGCGGACACTGGTTCCGGATCGCGTAGACGGTCCCCTCGCACCGGAAGAGCGCGATCTTGGTCCCCTTCACCGTGACGATCGCCCCCTTTCCCTCTTCCAGATCGGAGAGCCTCGCCACGCGGACGAATTCGGTCACGGAGCCCTCATCGGAACGCGCCGGCACGGGAGTGGAAAACGGAACCGGCGCCCCGTTTCCGGAGCGCCGGTCGCAAAACCGTGTGGTGGCGGACCCGCGGCCTAGTGGCTGCCGCAGCCCCCGCCGCCGCAGCCGCAGCCTCCGCCGGAAGCCGCCTGGGATCCCTCGGCGCCCTCCTCGGACGCGAACGACGATCCGCAGCCGCAGGTCTTCGCGGCGTTTGGATTGTTGATCTTGAATCCCCCGCCCTGGAGCGTGTCGTCGAAGTCGATCGACGCTCCGTCGAGGTACTGATGGCTGCCCGCGTCGACGATGACCTTCACGCCCTCGTTCTCGAAGACGAGGTCGTCGGCCGTGGCCGGCTCATCGGCGATCTGCATTCCGTACGAGAGCCCCGAGCAGCCTCCGCCAGCGACGAAGACGCGGATGCCTTCGAACGCGCCACCGTTTTGCTGCATGATGGCCTTGATCTCGGATACGGCCTTTTCGCTCAACGTGACCATTCGTACGACCCCTCCTGATTCGCCGCCTGGAACTCCGCGAGCCCCCGCGCCTTGCAACGCAAATAACGTTCCCGAAGCTTGGATGCGGCGGCGAGTGCGGCGGTGCACTGGATTTACAGAGAGCATAGCCGCTACTTGCTTGTGTGTCAACCGGGTACGGGCGGAGGGCCAGGCGGCCGAACGACCCGAGGAGCGCCGCCCGTTCAGCGCGGGGTATGAGCCGGCACCACGTCGGGAGCACGGCCGAGCTGCAGAATGCGAAGGAGGTTCGTCCCCCCCGATCGCGTCGTGGTCCCGGCCATGGCGACCACCCAGTCCTCCCGGTGGAGGAGCTTCTTCGACTGGAGCAGCCGCACCCCGGTCTCGACCAT
This window harbors:
- a CDS encoding cation:proton antiporter; translation: MEEASFLQDLVVTLTAALFVLLPSRRLRIPAAVGFMLTGILIGPGGLGLIGDPHHVQVMAEVGVAILLFMIGLEFSTARLREIGRAFFVGGSTQVLGTIAVGAALALSLSSGARLGTAVFVGMLLALSSTAMVLRIFVERGEHHAPQGRLVLGILLFQDFAMVPMLLLVPSLAGTGTLSFGPRLLIGTAAALAVWLAARFLMPRVVGAVVRSGVRELYAMMAVAICLGAALVTQSLGLSPALGAFLAGLLVSESEYSHQIVAEVLPFRDLFSSVFFISIGMLLVPDMILRNLPATTAILVAVILIKAAVAAGAVRLMGYPARIAVVVGLSLAQVGEFSFVLASVGVAQGLLSATAAQIFLAVAVVTLMLTPFLIHLAEWAGSRAAARPALPARDTELGGHVSGAVPVVKPGEDGLSGHVVIAGYGLNGRNVARVLRELGIPYVALEVDPTIVRRARSDGERIEFGDASKLESLRNAGVHRAAIVVAAISDPTATRFTVMQARRSNPGAYVIARTRLVREVAELMRLGADEVIPEEFETSIAILGRVLRRFHVPLNVIRLQEQALRREGYSFLRGADAETLTTSVSRLISGATTDTFYLEPESPAVDRTIAQLDLHGATRALIIAVVRDGAHTLSPDSGFTLRAGDILVLVGDHQALENAFERLSPPRPG
- a CDS encoding cysteine desulfurase-like protein, yielding MATTFSSVLEGVRARFPALRAAGDREIFFDNAAGAQVPDEVVDAMRDHLVARNVQRGGRYPRSREVDAAIEGAREILAAFLNAPFADEVVFGLNSTSLIRMVAESLRPALRTGDRIVVTDLDHEANVGPWLRLESSGVTPLVWKVRGPGATLEMDDLRVLLGSAGGPVRLVAMPLASNATGGIVDVAAAARLAREAGAWTFVDAVHFAPHGPIDVRVLGADFLAFSGYKIFGPHVGFLWGRREALRALTPAREFFIQGGAPYAFEGGTQVYEGIAGMAGAMRYLSSLGTSASGANELDPASTRRGASESDLSFTRSLDRRPALVRAMSLIREYESDLARTMLRTLREIPELRILGESDPERASKRIPTFSFRIDGLTPAAIVERLAAEGIHARDGHMYAPRLIEAVGIDPMTGVCRVSLCHYNTPAEIDRFAETIRAVTDHGAHGPDRSSGGPPQARR
- the nirD gene encoding nitrite reductase small subunit NirD; its protein translation is MTEFVRVARLSDLEEGKGAIVTVKGTKIALFRCEGTVYAIRNQCPHMGGDLGEGLLQGDIVRCPWHGWKFSVKTGKAPDTEVVGVRTYEVRIDGDDVLVGA
- a CDS encoding iron-sulfur cluster assembly accessory protein; the encoded protein is MVTLSEKAVSEIKAIMQQNGGAFEGIRVFVAGGGCSGLSYGMQIADEPATADDLVFENEGVKVIVDAGSHQYLDGASIDFDDTLQGGGFKINNPNAAKTCGCGSSFASEEGAEGSQAASGGGCGCGGGGCGSH